GGCCGCTCCTGGTCTGCTCGCAGTGGAGTTCTCAGCTCTTGTCCTCATGGATGTGCTGGACCTACTCATGACTTAAAGAAAGGTTCCTAGAGATGTGGAGGGTCTCCAGGCTGACATGGCCTTTCCCTTTCTTGCTTAAAAAGGATTTAATAATAAGGCAAGGGGGACTGTAGTGGTCAGGCACAGGGCTCACCCCTAGAAGTGCACTGACCAACTCCCTGCTTCAGTGCCAGCTCTCACCTCAGATCTCCAGCCTCTTACGGTAGCTTAACCATTCTTTGTGTCTCACTCTTCAAGTAGGAACCTGGCATCTGTTAAGGCTGTGGTCAGTGTGACCAGTCCAAGCTTTTACCCTGTCTCCTGGGCCTCAACTACAGACCTTCTGAATCCTGTCACACAAGCTCATGGTCTCAACACTCAGCCACAGTTGGGAGTGCTTGATGGTGCCTGTGACCTTGACATCCCTTGTTCCTGGCTAGTGTGGAGCTTGAACTCCTGAACTGCATGCGATGACTTTGTAACACTGGCAGTAACATTTTGAAATCTCCCTGAAAGCTTGTATCTGGAGGACACAGTTTCAAAGTACATATCCAAGCTCCAACAAAGTAACGAAATGTGAAACCTCTTCTGGTTGTTGTTTTCTGAGTCAGATTTTGCATTAGCATCTTAGCACTGGAGTCCCTCTGTTTACGGAGCAGAGGAAAGCACCTGCTCAGAGATCCCTTGGTTGTGCtggtggggaaagaaaaaagcctgagaAGAGGCCCCGTCTGTTCCAGAGGAGCAGTGGCCGGTCAGTGCGGCAGGAGCGAGGGCTGTGCGGCTGACCGTGGGCAGGATGATCTCTGCTGCCCACCTCCCTGTGCAAAGCAGAAAGTCACTACTGCTCACCGGGAGCCAGTGGGGCCAGCTGCTGCAATCTCTCCTTCCCAGGCACCACTGGACACCGGCACTGCTCCTGTCGTGATTCCTCCCCACTGTCCCAGGGTATTTCTGTGTGCGTCCTGGTGGAAGTGCAGGAGTGAGAGGGGGATGAGGGGCAGGAGAATGTTTTTGCCCAGTACGAGGGTCTGGAGACGTGTCTGTGGGCATCTCCCAGGCCTATGGGGCTCAGGGGCAGCTGTGGCACCTCGGCAGATCTGATGTCAGTGCCAGTTGGGCAACCGATGAGGTTTAACAggggcaagtgtagggtcctgcccctggggaggaataaaaCCAGGCACCAGTGCAGGTTAGGGgcggacctgctggaaagcagcattgcagagaagggcttgggagttctggttgacaataggttgaccatgagtcagcaatgtgcccttgtagCCAAGAAGGCCAGCTGTATCCTGGGCTACAtaaagagtgtgaccagcaggttgagggaggtggttatccccctctactctgccctggtgaggtaGCATCTGCAGTACTGCGTCCAGTTcggggctccccagtttaagggggataaggaattactggagagagtccagcggctggctacgaagatgattaggagcctagagcatctttcttatgaagagagactaagagagctgggtctgttcagcctggagaagagaatgttgagaggggatcttatcagtgtttataattatctcaagggtggatgtcaagaggatgagaccaaactcttttcagtggtgcccaatgataggatgaggggcaacaggcacaggctgaagcacaggaggttccatctgaatatgaggtgaaacttctttactttgagggtgacagagccctggaacaggctgcccagagatcttgtggagtctccttctctggagacattcaaaacccacctggatgcattcctgtgtgatgtactctggtgaacctgctttagcaggtgggttggactagatgacctccagaggtcccttccaaccccgaCCATTGTGTGATTTTGTGGGGTTAGGAGGTGCCGGCGGGCAGagcggcagcgccccctggCGGATCAACCAGGACTGTGCCCCCGCCACACCCGCCCGACCCCGCCCGCGGCGGTTCGTGCCCGGCCGCAGCCCCGGCTCCTCTCCTCGTGTCTCCCACGGCGCAGTAATACACCGCCGCGTCCCCGCGCCGGGGTCGGGCGAGCCACAGGGTGCTGGACCGGAGATCTGCCGCCACCGAGAGCCGCCCCGGCGGGTCCGACAGCGCTTTGATTCCTTTTTGAACGAACGTGATGAATGCGGGGCCTCGGCCCCGTAGCTGACGGTACCAGACGATGTAGTCGTACGACTGTATGTTGGGGTGTGAGCAGTTGATGCTGATTTCGGTGCCCTCGGAGGTCTCTGCCGACAGGTCTTGTTGCACCTGGGCTCTGCCTCCAGCCactgcagagaaaggagaaggaaagaccAAAGGTCATCAAAGATCACTCAGGTCTGATGGTGTTTCCCCTGAGAAATCATTAGGAACAGTGTCAGTGAGAGAGAGCAAGACTGGAACAATTTGGGAAAATGTACTCATTGACATGGCTAGCAAATTATACTGGTGTGGATCTGTTGAGCAAGGGCAGAAAGCTGGCATGGAATCTGAAATTGATGCATTGAGGGACAGAATAAAAGTCAGGTGCACAGATGGATGAATGGTGGAAGGGAAAGGCAACAGGAGATTTCGGTGCATTGCAGTGAAATATCAAGTGCTGAATTCAGAAGAAGAATAATTGCTGAATGAACAGAGGAATAACATGATGTATGGTGCAGTGCAGGAAAGCAAACTTATGCCTACAGTTGTaaggaaagaagagggagagatGAGAGAGGTGTTTCAGAGAGTACGAAGAGGGGTTATGGATAGCAGATGCGTGGAGAGATGGGTCCAAACATGAGTGAGTCAATGGATGAAGAGAGGAAGAGTAGACAGGGAGAATAGGAAGAGGGGACGTGGAGGGGTGGGAAAGGATCATAAAAGATGTCagagaggcagggagagggaaaggaaggacacaTTGAAGAAGAGGGAAGAGTTTGTGCTGAGGTCCCCTGGGAACACCCCAGGCTGAGACCCGGCCCCACCCAGCCCCGCGCACCCAGGAGCACCGCGGCCAGTCCCGCCAGCCCTGCGCCCCGGCACCACCGCAtcccgccgctccgccgcccgcgCCTCGCtgccccctgccagccccggcTCTCTGCTCCGGCCgcgcctcttcctcctctcctctcctctcctctcctctcctctcctctcctctcctctcctctcctctcctcgcctcgcctcgcctcgcctctcctcgtctctcctctcctctcctctcctctcctctcctctcctctcctctcctctcctctcctctcctctcctctcctctcctctcctctcctctcctctcctctcctctcctctcctctcctcttctctcctctccgccaCCAGCTCCGCCCCGAGGCTGACTcctgcgccgccgccgctcggggTCTCGCCCGCCCTCACAGGGCTCCGGGGCTCTGGAACGGCCGCGACTTTGGCCCCTGGGAAATGGTCTCTACCGTCCTCCAGCAATGAAGAAGCCCGCACAGTGCCAGCTGCACCCTGGGAcacctgcagccctggcccAGGAGAGGGAGCAGCTTCCCAGAGCTGTCCCCGAGCTCAGGGGCTGGAAACAGCAGCCACTGATTTCCTGTGGTTGGCAGTGAGGAGGCTGAGAGCCTCCCTTCAGCTGCCTCTGTGTAGTCCCAGCACAATGCCTGAAAGTTGTGTTgtggcagagcagctgtggggacacgTGCCCATGGCTGTGCAGGTGTCAGTGTGAGTAGGTGAGCGGGGGAATTACGGAGTCAGAATGTAAGTTAGAAgagaccttcagaggtcatctagaTCACCCCTCTGCTCAGAACAGATCTCATTCAGTCCATTCTTTAACACTTCTCATGATAGAAATTGCACAAACTCCTGGGCACTTTCCCTCTATCTTCTGGACACTTCCAGGGACTACTGCCATGtccttgttttcctctgcaaatgTAGTCATTGAAAGTAAGAAAATTTCCCCTGAGACATCTCCAAGAACAGATCCagttttctcattctcttttcATATGAATGTTCATCAGCCCCTGAAGATACATGGTTGCATTTGTTGAACTCACTCCATTCATGGATCAGGCAATCCCAACGTGGCAGCAGTACTCCAGATGAGACCTCAAATGGGACAGGGTCATATTCCTGCACCTGATGGCAATGCTTTCATTAATACAGCACAGGATGCAGTTGCTCCTTTTTGCTGCAAGGGCGCACTGCTGTCTCATGCTCCTTTGGGTCTCTCTTAAAACTTCACATCCTTCATGAGAAAGCAACGGGGTTCACCGTCAGAATCACTAGAGCCACAGCTCAGAAGCAGCTTCATGGAGAGGGGAATCAGCACTGGCTGAGCTCTCCCAGTAGAGCTACCTGTCACTGATCTCCCTGAGGTCAAtaaagggaagggggaaagtcCACAATTGCACCTTCTACAAGTCAGATCTGAGATCCAGCTGATGGACGTTCACAAGGGGAGGCTTAGAAAATGCACCCACTGAGACACAAACCTGGTTAGAAAGAGGGACAGAGGCTGGCTTTTGGGCATTCGTTCCCCAATCCAATGTCGTGGGTTGTATTCAATCTCAGACACATTTAAGAATGCGTTGGAAGCAGATTCACTCAAGGATGGCCAGCACATGGTTGTGCAGGATTCCTCAGCCTTCCTCCTTGCCCACAAAGGAAACCTCATCCTTTTAAACTCTCTAGCACTGGGAGAGCAGCTGTGTCCTGGCCTGGAGATGCAGGGAGGGGAGACTGCCATCCATGCTGAGACACACCCACTGTTGTTACATTGAGTTAAACCAAGGATTCAAACGGGAGTGAAACCATCCTTGTTGTGGCCTGAAATaggcagcagaggagcaagAACTTTCAAGTGGTAGGAAAATGACATCTCAGGAGACAGGGGCTGCATTTCAGAGCCTCTTCCCTGGACAGATCTCCATCAGGGTGGTGCCATCACCACTCAGCTGCACTCAGGCTCCTTCTGACCCTGGgaccctgctgctctgtggtgCTCATGGACAGAGTAGTGCAGAATGTCCCAGCCATGAGCAGAACATTCCTTCGTGATGTGTAAGACCcaagcacacatgcacacacaaaggTTTATGCTCCTTAGCATGGAATTATCCATAAATTTGTGCTCCCATATGCATCTTCACAAACCTGAGAGCTTGCAAGTACACGCAGTAAAAGAACACCCAGAGCAAACACCATGAGATATGGTGCTGGAGAAGTCCATGGACTCTGCTGAGGACCCCAGGTACTGGGCAGTGTTAGGCAAGATGGGGTCATAACCAAACAGCACAGCACACAGacctgggaaggaaaaaaaatgaagcatattGGTGATCTGAGGAGGCCAGGAAAGATGAGGACCTGGCACATCCTCATGCATGTGAACCCATGGGCATCCAGCTGAGGAGGATTAAATTTTCCTGAGAATGGCAGTTCAAAGAGACCCAACAGAGTGTGCCAGGCTGACTTCATTTGTCTGTTCTAGACGCATCAAACTCTTCAGTTGAGTCTTCTGCCTGCATTGCTTCATTACTGCCTGAGAAATCCTTGGGCGTTTCATCCCAGAGATCATAAGAAACTCTCATTGTGGACTGGGCATGGAACAAACCGGGAAATGAAAAGGCAGCAGTGTTGGAAAGTAAAGCAAAGCCCATATCATTAGCTGTGATGGTTTGCATCCAAGATGAGCTTGTCAGAAAATTGTTACCTCTGCCATGGGTACCTCTGTTCCTGCAGCAATGAAGGGCAAGTATAAAAGGCAGCCCAAGACCTCGCTCTCTCATCCACTTCTCTTGCCTCCTTCTTCCTGGGAACCAGGTAAGTCTGAAGTTGCTTCTGATTCTCTTCCAACTTAACATCTGTCACTGATGGACATCTCTGCTCATATTGGCTATGTCCTGTCCTCGGGTTTGCATCTCTTTATCATGGGAGATGGAAGGAGTGAGAAGTTCTGCTTAGAGAGGGGCTGGGAGGTGGCAGAGGGGGCTTTCAGTTTTTTCACAAAGAGAGAGCCTCCCTGTGCTATGCGGCTCCTTGTAGGGTAGTGAAGATTGTGTGCCTCCTGGCACGTCTTCTGGCTCCCCACTCAGTAGTGGCCTTGGTTCCTTTGTGACAGGGGAACCAGGCAactttttatctgcttttatgCCCTGCTTtctccctgccctctctcccagGTTCTCTCCACTCTCAAGACATGTCCTGCTATGACcagtgcctgccctgccagccctgcggcCCAACCccactggccaacagctgcaatgagccctgtgtcaggcagtgccaggactccaGAGTTGTCATTGAGCCCTCACctgtggtggtgaccctgcccggccccatcctcagctccttcccacagaACACTGTTGTGGGCtcctccacctctgctgctgttggcagaATCCTCAGCTGTGATGGGGTGCCCATCAACTCTGGCTGCTGTGACCTCTCTGGCATTTCCAGCCGCTACTTTGGCAGAAGGTACCTGCGCTGATAAAGATGCTGGGAAAGGCCCAGGGAGACACCTTGAGGAACTGAAAACATGGTGCTGGGCAAAGGATCAAGATGTTGGATGTGTTTTCAATAGAGCTGGAtggctttgcctttctttccttttttttcttttttttgctttgttcccCTTGGCAACAAGGTTCCCCCAGGTCCAGCCTGGTGGGGATCAgctctcttttctccctctaTGGGGCAGGCAGATGAACATCACGCATGAACTTCTTCATGAGCATGGACTGCAGACTTTCGGATTCCTGTGGGGATTCCTGCACTGTTGTCCTCCACTTGCAGTGACTTTGTTTCCCTCTTTAAATGCATTAAAGTTCTGCTGCATTCAAGCCTGGCCTCATGTGGTCCTTCGCTCTGTGGAAAATCTCCAAGCTGCCAAAGGAGAAGGGTGTTACTCTGGGGTGGAAGGGGGTGAGGGCACTGGGGAATCCTTCTCCATTGACAGAGGAATGGGAGGTTGGGACACTCTGCAGTGGCTCCTCTTTTGGGCACCATCCCTTGGAGCTGAGGAAGTCatccctggctgctctgctgccggTGACCATCAGGCCTTGCCTTGCTGTGTCTCTGCCCACAAATGCCCAGAAAGGCAGGAGGTCCTGCGGGCTCAGCAACCCCCTGATATCTTGAGGAAGAGTTTTCCTCTTGCCAtggccagagctgtgctggggcgAGAGGGGGTAGGTGTTGGGCTCTGGAAGATGATTTGCCTTGCAGAATGGCAAGAGCAGGAAAGCTTGGAACAGTCCTTGGGATGgcccattgctgctgctgcaccttcCTCTCCTCCATCACCCAATGTAGAGGCCATGGCCTGTGGTCATGGGCAAGCGTAGCAGGGAAAATTCACACACGCTGCTGAATGTGTCAAGGCTGAAATTGTTATTAAACATGTGGGAGGTGAGGACAACCATGACTGAAATGGTGACAGTGAGAGGGTGCATTTCTGAGGGAGATCGAATTGCTCTGACCACAGCATACAGGAGAATGTGAAGATCAGCAGACATGGGAGTACTGGTTGCACATGCCAAGACTGCTGCAAGTGGTCTGAGTTTGTGCTCAGGAGTTGGCTGACATTCTGAGGGGAAAGgtttcttttacatttaaatcTCATCCCTTTTGATCAGTGGAAATGGCTCTTGGCAGCCACTATGGTCTCATGTCCTGTTTCCTGCATGAATCACCAGTTGTCCTCCCGAAGGTGTACAAGTGGGAGGAGAGAAAACCCCATAGCACTGTCCTCCATCAGGGAATCATGCCAAATGAAGCAGATGTCAGAATGACTGAGTGCCAAAAGCTTCATAAGCACATTTCAGTTGAATATCAAATGTCTTTGCCTTAGTCATACTTTTAATAACTATCATCAGTGGCAGGACAGTTGCACTTCCTGACCCTACTGCACTTAACTTTGTAATGAGCACAAGGTACCCCAGGTCCTTTGCAATGATGATACCATCTATATTTGTCCTTGTagaggagggagggatggcATTTCTCCTGACATGTGAGTGAGGCCTTGGGCCAAAGCACGGCCAGAGGGCTGCTACTGACTCTTGGTGTGATCCCTGCTTTGCCTGCCCAACAAAAATGATCTTGGAAAAGTAGGTAAAAGGGCAAAGGATCCATGTGGGTTTTAGAGTTTGAACTAAGGGCATTGTTCCCAGAGATTCTTCTTTAATAGtatatcctgagttggaaagtACCTACAATGATCACCAAGGCAAACTTCTGTCCCTGTGTAtgcaaccccacagttcacaccatttGTCTGAGGGCATTATCTAGTCTCTTCCTGAATACTGTCAGGATTGGTACCGTGACTTCCTCCCTAAGGAGCCTCTTACGGTGCTCCACTACCATCTGGgggaagaatcttttcctaatatgcaacctaaacctcccctggtcCATCTTCCTGCCATGCCCATgggtcctgtcattggtcaccagagagaagaacTCAGTGTCTGTCCCTCAtcttccccttgtgaggaagctgtagaccaccATGAgttctcccctcagtctcctcttctccaggctgaacaaaccaagtgactttagccactcctcgtacggcttcccctccaaacccttcaccaactttgtagcccttttCTGGACACTATCCAGTAACTTTATAACCTTTTTAtgctgtggcacccagaactgctcCCAGTGCCTCAGGTAAGgctgcacagcacagagcagagtgggacaatcccctccctgcctggctggcgatgctgtgctggatgcacccaggacacgggtcccttttagctgccagggacactgttggctcatattcagcctgctgttgaccagaacctccagatccttctctgcagagctgatctccagcatctcgtccctcagtctgtatgtacagtcAGGGTtactgtgtcccaggtgcaaaacacttgctcttgttgaacttcatgtggttggtgatttctcagttctccaatttgtccagatccctttgcagggcctctctgcccttgagagtgtcaacagctcaCCTCAATTTTGTGTCACCAGCAAAGTTACTAAACAACCCCTCAAGTCCTGaatctaagtcatttataaagacataaaagaggactggccctaagatggatccctgtggaactctgctagtgactggtcaccagcccagCATAACCCCATTTGCTAGAACATTTTGAGCCCAGCCCATCAtccaattgctcacccactgcattgtctGTTTATCCATCTGTATGCTGGACACCTTGTacaggaggatactgtgagagacagtatcaaaggctttactgtaattcaaaaagatcacattaacaggcttcccttggtcaactaagTGGGTAACCttgtagaaagaaatgaagtcagtcaagcaggactttcccctcagGAACCCATGTTGGCTGTgaccaatgactgcattgtcattcagatgttcttcaataactcccagaataaccttttccataattttgccaggcacatagaatcacaggatcatagaatggttACGGTTGGAAGGGATgtctggagatcacctagtccaaccctcctgctaaAGCAGTTTCACCTAGAACAGATCACATGGGAttgcatccaggcaggttttgaatgtctccagagaaggagactccacaacctctctgggcagccagatccagggctctgtcaccctcaaagtaaagaagtttctcctcatatttagatggaacctcctgtgtttcaatCTGTACCCATTGctcctcatcctatcattgggcgCTACTGAAGAGAGTCTGGACAATCCTCTAGACACCACCCTGAGATATGTATAAGAATAAATAAGATACCCTCTCagtcttcttttctccagaatGAACAGTCACAGCTCTTACAGTATTTCCTCATaaaaaagatgctccagacccatCATCATTgttgtgtccctctgctggactctctctccctccccagggaGAACAGGGGATCGAGGGCCCATGGATGCCCCATGCTGGACCTGCTTCAATTGCACTTTTCTTTGTCTGCATGTGAGGGGTTTTATTGGCACCTCAACAGGAGAAAGATAAGGTCCAGCACCTCTTAAAAACACCTGCCATGACTGAAGATCAAGAGGGAAACAGCACGATGGAAATAGTAATAAGTGTCTCCTCAAGACAAGACAAACTCTGTTGCTGCCGGGGAGGGCAGATGTGCCTGTGGTTATTGCTAGTGGTCAAGATGAACAAATGACTACTATGTCAATGCAATGGGTCATGTGTGTGCTACTTGCACTTTGCCAAACAGTGGAGCTTCCCATGCATTGGCAAGAAGAAGATACTGCCTTGACGTAGTGTGGTATGGGAATATTGAAGACCACGTCTCCATAAATGGTATCTGGAATGGACAGAAAACATTACATCACAGGATCTTCCCCTGCAGATCCCTGGGGGCACAGGGGAAGCAGCGCTGCCAAGGCACAGCTCAGGGCCCCTTCCCACAAGCTCAGCCTTGCACAGACacatcccctccctccccagggtTCTTGCACAGCCAAGGAAGCTCCCTGCACCAAGGTGTCTTGCACAGCACAGAGGTACAAGGCACTGTCAGAAACCTCGACTTCCTCCACCTGCAGGATGCTGTATTTCCCCGTGGTGTTCAGAGATGTGCTGAAACGGTCGCTGCGCTTGAGGCCAGATCCTGCGTGATATGAGATCAGCTGGGGAGCTTGGTCTTTCCTCTGCTGGTACCAGAACAAGCCTCGAAAGTTGGAGGTCTGATATGTGCAGGTTGTGTGGAAGGTGTCTCTCTGCTTCACTGTGACGTGTCCTTCTTGCTGAGTGACAGTGATCTGCCCCATGGTGCCTGGAAGAAAGTGAAggtcagcagctctgcaggggagggctctggaaAGCAAACTAGGAATGGCTGCAAAACCCAGTTGGAGAAGGCTTCTTGCCCCTTGTCGTGCAGCAAAATCCTGATGCCTGGGGACAGTGGAGAGTAGTTCTGAGCAGGAACTCCGAGCTGGACTCAGaggagagctgtgctgtgtccGTGCTCCTCCTCCCGGTTCCTACTCCTCAGAGGACCAGGGAACAGCCTGTCATGCTTGACCTTCATGTGCTGGGACCAGCACCCctccagcaggttgagggacCTGCAGAGGTATGACAAAAAGATTCATCCTGATTCCCGATCACTGTCATTTAAGAGGGCTCCCTGAGTCAATACACAGCTTAGTTGAATGTTGGAAAGAGGGAGCtctggcagtgctgacaaacaggagAAAACTGGAGATGACGGCAGACGTAGCAGCCAAAAGCAGAACGGGACACTCCATTAAAGTTGATGGGATGAGAGCTTTAAAGTCCATGTAACAGCTTTGACAGGATCTGCTAATTTTTGttggaaagggagaaaagtgggagtgcagagagagctgagatCTCCTATGGTGACAGCAGATGCATCAGAAAAGAGAGGAGCATAGAGAGACTGATCAAAGAGGAGAGAATCGGGAAAGAAGAGATCAGAGGtatctcctcctctcctctcctctcttccaaCACTAAGAGAATCTTTAGAGAACTGGTGCAAAACCACAAATGTGAGGTGACATTACCTTGTGTTTTCCTGTTAATCATGAGCAGTTCTCTGCATGATCCTGATAAGGTGGGTGGTAGTTTCCttgggagaagaagaaggatgAATTTATAGAAAGCAAAGACTTACCCAGCAGTTGCCCCAGGAAGGCAGTGAGGACAAGATACCCAAGGTGCATGCCGAGAACAGCCTGCCTGTTTGTTGAGTGATAGAGTCAGAAAAGCACCTCCCAGCCCCGAGATACCAGAGCTGCCAGAAACCACTCTGGTGGGGGAGCAAATGTAGAAGTGGGGAAGAGAAGAGGTCTATACTTCCTGTGCGTGAAACTCTCATTCTgggtttcttcctcctccagcaaGAACACATGTGGCTCACTCAGCTTTCTCAACAATTCCAAAATGAGATGCCCTGGTAACTGAGGGAACCCCATCATGGGAAGGGGCTGTTCCTGGTCTGCTCGCAGTGGAGTCATCACCTCATGTCCTCACAAATGATGTGCTGGACATAATTATGATGTCAAAGGAGGTTCCTAGAGATGCGGAGGGACTCCAGGCTGACACagcctttccctttctttcttaaGAAAGGATTTAATAAGAAGGCAGGGGGGACTGTAGTGGCCTGGCACACGGGTCACCCCAACGATTGCACTAACCAACTCCTGCTTAGGTGCAGGTACCACCTTttattcttcctcctctctaTTGCCTCTCCTTGATCCTCCCCAGTCTCCTCTTTCCCCCCACCTTTGACCCTTCCCCTACACATGCCTTAAGAAGTTTTTTCTAGTCGCACAGGACCCCTCTCACACATGTGAATCCTTAtgttcttcttgtcatttcctGTCGCTTACAAAGCTCAGCTGGTCCCACTACAAAGCTACACCTGCAGTTTCCCAATGGCCCATAAATTAGAGGCCGCAGAGCTCTGGTGTCCCTTATCACTTACTGAGAGATTGCTGTCATTGTGTGCTTTGTTTATCACTTtccctttgaaaagaaaagggatttgATCTGCCAGCCTTAGTGAACCAGCCGCTCTCACCTTCCACTTGCCCTTACAGTGGTCTCCACTGAAGTTCTTCAGGCAAGAAAGTTCTTTAAGAAGCTGAAAGTCTCCTGTCCCCAGAGAAAATTGAGTCTCTTGAGTCAAGGCCCTGGGGAGAAACTCCATGTTGAGTTCAGTCTTTGAAATGTCTCCCTGCAAGACTCATAGCAATGCTGTTGTGGCATTCACTTCTCAGAATGATTGAGAATCTACAAGCATaaagggaaaggc
This DNA window, taken from Caloenas nicobarica isolate bCalNic1 chromosome 24, bCalNic1.hap1, whole genome shotgun sequence, encodes the following:
- the LOC135997991 gene encoding feather keratin Cos2-3-like yields the protein MKGKYKRQPKTSLSHPLLLPPSSWEPGSLHSQDMSCYDQCLPCQPCGPTPLANSCNEPCVRQCQDSRVVIEPSPVVVTLPGPILSSFPQNTVVGSSTSAAVGRILSCDGVPINSGCCDLSGISSRYFGRRYLR